TAACGTTTGGCTTCCTTCTTGGCATCCGTTGCCAGCGCCGCTACCTGATGACTATTGTGACAGCTGTCAACATGCGGTGACACAAGACCAATGGACAGTGTGAGCAAAGGCACAAACTGCTGCTGCCCTTCTCGGTTTGTAGCCCAGTAGCCACCTGCTTTTACATGCTCATGGGTAAAATAGCTTTTAGACTTTAATTCAAACTCATTGATAATTTCTCGGCAAAGTGGCTCAGCGTCATCGCCATCGAATACCACCATGAAGTCATCACCTCCGATATGTCCCACAAATCCAGAAAAACCAATACAACATTCACTTATCACTTCAGCGAGCAGTTTTATCACTCCATCACCACTGGCATAGCCATACAAGTCATTAAACTGCTTGAAGTGATTTAAATCGATATACGCCAAGGTGAAGTCTTGTTTATTTAACAGTCGCTGTTCTATGGCTTCGTTTATTGCAACATTACCAGGCAACATAGTGAGCGGGTTTGCATGCTGTGCATTGCGAATTTTTTCTTCGGTAATGTGTTTTAAAATTGCTCTAAGTGGTACCAAGCCTAAATACTTTCCGCCTTGTGTTACCACTATGTGGCGACGAATATCAAAGTCTTGCTCTGTAATTAACTGACTCACCTCATCAAGTTGAGACTGCTCATCTACAATTAAAGGTTGTTTGTCCATGAGAGAAGCTAAAGGCTTTTTAGCATACAAAGCGTGACCATAAGGCGCAGCAAAAACTTCTGTTAATTGATCTCGGTGAAGTAAACCCATTGGCATTTGCTGCTCATCAACGACAGCGAGACTCATCAGCTGTTTGTCTTTTTCAAACACGCGATGTACATCTTGGCATAATACGCCATTTAACACAGCTGGAGTGACATGCGTTAATTCGCCAATTGTTTTAACTAAACCTCGATGCATCACATTTCCTTGTGCTTGGCTCGACTCTTTTAAAGTATTTGGATAGGCATTCAATGGCACAGCTGAGGGCCGTGCAATTAAAAAACCTTGCGCATTGGTAATTCCCAACTGTGTGATTAAAGCTAATTCTTCAGCGCGTTCAATACCCTCAGCAATAACAGCTGTACGCGTTGCCTTAGCAAGTTCAATAATTGACTTTAAAAACTCACGTTTAACTAAGCTTTGATCGCAATGATCAATAAAGTAGCGGTCGATCTTTACAAAGTCAGGTTGTAACTCTGACCACTGCTTTAACCCAGAGTAACCCGCCCCTAAGTCATCAATAGCAATGTTAAAGCCTAATTTACGGTAATGGCCGATGGTTTTAAGCAACAAAAAGCCGTCATCTACTTTGTCTTGCTCTGTCACTTCAATTACAACTTGGTTGGCCTGTAACCCATATTGTTGAATAAGCTGAAGAGTTTCACCTCTAGGGTGATTTGGGTCTAGTAGTGTATTTGGGCTGACATTTAGAAACAATTTGCCCGATAGGTTCAGTTCAGCAAAACGCTCAATCGCCTTCTCACGGCATAATAGCTC
The Pseudoalteromonas phenolica genome window above contains:
- a CDS encoding GGDEF domain-containing protein, translating into MDAQSLQTILDERLVEPLFQPICDVARQTILGFEALSRGPEGSELESPNALFSAAQRFNRLSELELLCREKAIERFAELNLSGKLFLNVSPNTLLDPNHPRGETLQLIQQYGLQANQVVIEVTEQDKVDDGFLLLKTIGHYRKLGFNIAIDDLGAGYSGLKQWSELQPDFVKIDRYFIDHCDQSLVKREFLKSIIELAKATRTAVIAEGIERAEELALITQLGITNAQGFLIARPSAVPLNAYPNTLKESSQAQGNVMHRGLVKTIGELTHVTPAVLNGVLCQDVHRVFEKDKQLMSLAVVDEQQMPMGLLHRDQLTEVFAAPYGHALYAKKPLASLMDKQPLIVDEQSQLDEVSQLITEQDFDIRRHIVVTQGGKYLGLVPLRAILKHITEEKIRNAQHANPLTMLPGNVAINEAIEQRLLNKQDFTLAYIDLNHFKQFNDLYGYASGDGVIKLLAEVISECCIGFSGFVGHIGGDDFMVVFDGDDAEPLCREIINEFELKSKSYFTHEHVKAGGYWATNREGQQQFVPLLTLSIGLVSPHVDSCHNSHQVAALATDAKKEAKRYRNSYLFVANKRRPTVAIVS